A single Antechinus flavipes isolate AdamAnt ecotype Samford, QLD, Australia chromosome 5, AdamAnt_v2, whole genome shotgun sequence DNA region contains:
- the HOXA13 gene encoding homeobox protein Hox-A13 has translation MTASVLLHPRWIEPTVMFLYDNGGGLVADELNKNMEGAAAAAAAAAAAAAAGAGGGGFHHPAAAHAGGNFSVAAAAAAAAAAAANQCRNLMAHPAPLAPGAAAAYSAPGEAPPSAAAAAAAAAAAAAAAAASSSSSSSGGPGPAGAAGAEPVKQCSPCSAAAQSSSGAALPYGYFGSGYYPCARMGHHPNALKSCAAAAQPASAAAAAAAAAFADKYMDTAAGPAAAAAEEFSSRAKEFAFYHQGYAAGPYHHHQPVPGYLDMPVVPGLGGPGEPRHEPLGLPMESYQPWALPNGWNGQVYCPKEQGQPPHLWKSTLPDVVSHPSDANSYRRGRKKRVPYTKVQLKELEREYATNKFITKDKRRRISATTNLSERQVTIWFQNRRVKEKKVINKLKTTS, from the exons ATGACAGCCTCCGTGCTCCTCCACCCCCGCTGGATCGAGCCCACCGTCATGTTCCTCTACGACAACGGCGGCGGCCTGGTGGCAGACGAGCTCAACAAAAACATGGaaggggcggcggcggcggcggcggcggcggctgcggcGGCAGCGGccggggcggggggcgggggctTCCACCACCCGGCCGCCGCCCACGCGGGGGGGAACTTCTCCGTGGctgcggcggcggcagcggctgCCGCGGCCGCGGCCAACCAGTGCCGGAACCTGATGGCGCACCCGGCGCCTCTGGCCCCCGGAGCGGCGGCAGCCTACAGCGCCCCGGGGGAGGCACCCCCGTccgcggccgccgccgccgccgccgccgccgctgcagCTGCCGCTGCCGCCGCGTCCTCGTCTTCGTCGTCCTCTGGCGGCCCCGGGCCCGCGGGGGCGGCGGGCGCCGAGCCGGTCAAGCAGTGCAGCCCCTGCTCGGCTGCGGCTCAGAGCTCGTCGGGCGCCGCCCTGCCCTACGGTTACTTCGGCAGCGGTTACTACCCGTGCGCCCGCATGGGCCACCACCCCAACGCGCTCAAGTCGTGCGCCGCGGCGGCACAGCCAGCCTCGGCGGCagcagcagccgccgccgccgccttcGCTGACAAGTACATGGACACGGCGGCCGGTCCCgccgcggcggcggcggaggaGTTCAGCTCCCGCGCTAAGGAGTTCGCCTTCTATCACCAGGGCTACGCAGCCGGGCCCTACCACCATCACCAGCCCGTGCCCGGTTACTTGGATATGCCCGTGGTGCCGGGCCTCGGGGGCCCCGGCGAGCCCCGCCACGAGCCGCTGGGGCTGCCCATGGAGAGCTACCAGCCCTGGGCTTTGCCCAACGGTTGGAATGGCCAGGTGTACTGCCCCAAAGAGCAAGGCCAGCCTCCCCATCTCTGGAAGTCCACTCTGCCCG ATGTTGTCTCACACCCGTCGGACGCGAACTCCTAccgaaggggaagaaagaaacgGGTGCCTTATACCAAGGTCCAACTAAAAGAACTCGAAAGGGAATATGCTACAAATAAATTCATTACTAAGGACAAACGGAGGAGGATATCAGCCACGACGAATCTCTCCGAGCGACAGGTCACCATCTGGTTCCAAAACAGGAgggtcaaagagaaaaaagtcatCAACAAACTCAAGACGACAagttaa